A genomic segment from Flavobacteriales bacterium encodes:
- a CDS encoding nucleotide exchange factor GrpE: MAKKKKETKKEEKAKEVKQELTIEEKFAELNDKHLRLFAEFENFKKRTAKERMDLYKTAGESVLTALLPVLDDFERSIKANQKQEDEGVVLIYNKLKNILETKGLKAMEEPIGQELNTDYHEAITNIPAPSDDMKGKIIDVVEKGYFLNEKVIRYAKVVVANS; this comes from the coding sequence ATGGCAAAGAAAAAGAAAGAAACGAAAAAAGAAGAAAAAGCCAAAGAAGTAAAGCAAGAACTGACTATAGAAGAAAAATTTGCTGAACTTAACGATAAACATTTGCGACTTTTTGCAGAGTTTGAAAATTTTAAAAAGAGAACCGCTAAAGAACGTATGGACTTATACAAGACCGCCGGCGAAAGTGTTCTAACAGCATTACTGCCAGTCCTTGATGATTTTGAGCGTTCAATAAAAGCCAATCAAAAACAAGAAGACGAAGGTGTTGTTTTGATTTACAACAAACTAAAAAATATTCTTGAAACAAAAGGTCTAAAAGCTATGGAAGAACCCATAGGACAAGAACTTAATACAGACTATCACGAAGCTATTACTAATATACCTGCCCCATCAGATGATATGAAAGGCAAAATAATTGATGTAGTAGAAAAAGGATATTTTTTAAATGAAAAGGTAATTCGCTATGCCAAAGTGGTTGTAGCTAATAGCTAA